From the genome of Halomonas sp. I5-271120, one region includes:
- a CDS encoding GntR family transcriptional regulator: MNQRQRWPEGKQGSAPKAAKRRGKDGDGAKRHETIYQSISDAIIEHRLRPGARLREDALADVFDISRTGIRKILQRLALEELVTLTPRRGASVTRPSADEAKDVFDARQMIECGLMPEITRRITPEDVRALRDMATREREALRAGEQSTAIKLSAAFHGHLAGLSGNATLAAFVERLCSRSSLILAVYGNSGHLGCESHDHDDLVSYLEKGNGERAQAFMGRHLKAIEASLSIHSEEDGAPDLYTIFSR; encoded by the coding sequence ATGAACCAGCGCCAACGATGGCCCGAGGGCAAGCAAGGATCGGCCCCGAAGGCAGCGAAGCGCCGGGGCAAAGACGGTGATGGGGCCAAGCGCCACGAGACGATCTATCAGTCGATCAGCGACGCCATCATCGAGCATCGCCTGAGGCCGGGCGCCCGGCTAAGGGAGGATGCCCTGGCCGATGTCTTCGACATCAGCCGTACCGGTATCCGCAAGATTCTGCAGCGTCTCGCGCTCGAGGAGTTGGTGACGCTGACGCCGCGCCGCGGGGCCAGCGTGACGCGCCCTTCCGCCGATGAGGCCAAGGACGTCTTCGATGCCCGCCAGATGATCGAGTGTGGCCTGATGCCGGAGATTACCCGACGCATCACCCCCGAGGATGTCCGGGCGCTGCGTGACATGGCGACCCGCGAGCGTGAGGCGTTGCGAGCTGGCGAGCAGAGCACGGCCATCAAGCTCTCGGCGGCTTTCCATGGTCACCTGGCGGGGCTTTCCGGTAACGCCACCCTGGCGGCCTTCGTCGAGCGTCTATGCTCACGTTCCTCGCTGATTCTTGCGGTCTATGGCAATTCGGGCCACCTGGGCTGCGAATCCCATGATCACGATGACCTGGTGAGCTATTTGGAAAAGGGGAACGGCGAACGCGCTCAGGCGTTCATGGGGCGCCACCTAAAGGCCATCGAGGCCTCGCTCTCCATCCATAGCGAAGAGGATGGGGCGCCGGATCTCTACACGATATTTTCGCGCTGA